A single genomic interval of Bradyrhizobium sp. sBnM-33 harbors:
- a CDS encoding cold-shock protein yields MATGTVKWFNATKGYGFIQPDNGGKDVFVHISAVERAGLSSLNEGAKVSYEVLANRGKESAENLRVG; encoded by the coding sequence GTGGCGACAGGGACAGTGAAGTGGTTCAACGCGACAAAGGGCTATGGATTTATTCAGCCCGACAATGGCGGCAAGGACGTATTCGTCCATATCTCGGCCGTCGAGAGAGCAGGTTTGAGCAGTCTGAATGAGGGCGCAAAAGTGAGCTACGAAGTCTTAGCAAACCGCGGAAAGGAATCCGCCGAAAACCTCAGGGTAGGTTGA